A stretch of Paenibacillus sp. URB8-2 DNA encodes these proteins:
- a CDS encoding anti-phage-associated DUF1156 domain-containing protein, which yields MALAPFEWKDRPSLIEHLFPVQKISAESFKEQEARQSKTLTPLGSYWKGRKPLVLNKACILGSLLPATEDRLKDLEIFELLMGMDSRSMQKRIVAALPTSKQSTVGEYLVLPYNEQVKNAKRPEEIGDSLFTHVWTKVNNYLGTSATSFPELIEQIGIARFGRRPRVADVFSGSGQIPFEAARLGCDVYASDLNPLACMLTWGALNIVGGRSIDTNRDFRQEQLTVLEKVRCDLDALGVENDGNGWYAKAFLYCVEVKCPETGWLVPLLPNLVSLGHSVIARLIPDPTNKRYDIAIEYVDELDSEYISTGSIRSDGPRQDSYVYHIVDGKEYRIKIPTIRGDNRDGTNNLRLWEKNDIIPREDDVFGERLYAILWTNSKNNSRSARQEFRSVTGEDLVREQKVVNYVAEHLKEWQEKGYIPDMVIEKGYNTDQPIRERGWTHWHHLFNPRQLLVNGLINKHTSANFKFAFTQVLNNNSRLSRWNSRSGVGQTASVFDNQALNTLYNYGCRGFSFLDSLLSPAYKSYRVPDEISISINSQPAQNIDSVNDLYITDPPYGDAVKYEEITEFFIAWLRKNPPQEFAHWTWDSRRSIAIKGEDESFRQGMVAAYRKMAQYMPDNGIQILMFTHQSGTIWADMANIVWASGLQVTAAWYVVTETDSTLRDGAYVTGTIMLVLRKRKENLETFRDDLGWEIEDAVREQVESLVGLDRSIRAQGSEGLYNDADLQMAGYAAALKVLTAYSLIDGKDMVTEAEAPRQKGKKTFVDELIEFAVQTAVQFLVPLGFEKGEWQKLQAVERFYLKMVEMEHQGANTLDNYQNFAKAFKVHHFDQLMSDGSKANSARLKLSAQFKGAMMSEDTEFGKTPLRALLYALYELYKEVEVEDVLLHLMDNCPNYLPNKTLLSKMADYLAEKREGLKGTKTFKPDVEASCARILSEAIRNQRL from the coding sequence ATGGCACTAGCACCATTTGAATGGAAAGACAGACCGTCACTGATTGAACATCTGTTTCCAGTTCAGAAAATATCTGCTGAAAGTTTTAAGGAACAGGAAGCTCGTCAAAGTAAAACACTAACTCCGCTCGGCAGTTATTGGAAGGGCAGAAAACCTCTTGTACTGAATAAAGCGTGTATTTTGGGGTCACTACTTCCTGCCACAGAAGATCGTCTTAAAGATCTAGAAATCTTTGAACTATTGATGGGGATGGATTCTAGATCCATGCAAAAACGTATTGTAGCAGCTCTGCCAACTTCAAAACAAAGTACTGTCGGTGAATATTTAGTTTTACCGTACAATGAACAGGTGAAGAACGCAAAAAGACCTGAAGAGATAGGGGATTCACTTTTCACCCATGTTTGGACAAAAGTGAACAACTACCTTGGCACTTCGGCTACCTCCTTTCCAGAATTAATAGAACAAATCGGGATAGCACGCTTTGGGCGACGCCCGAGAGTTGCAGATGTTTTTAGTGGTAGTGGTCAAATCCCTTTTGAAGCTGCCCGTCTTGGTTGTGATGTTTATGCTTCGGATTTAAACCCTTTAGCATGTATGTTGACTTGGGGGGCTCTGAACATTGTTGGAGGACGATCTATAGATACAAATCGTGACTTTCGTCAAGAGCAGTTAACAGTATTGGAAAAAGTCCGTTGTGATTTGGATGCGTTAGGTGTTGAGAATGACGGAAACGGGTGGTATGCCAAAGCATTTTTATACTGTGTAGAGGTCAAGTGTCCTGAAACAGGTTGGCTAGTCCCTCTTTTACCTAACCTCGTAAGTTTAGGGCATTCTGTTATTGCTCGATTAATACCCGACCCAACTAATAAGCGGTATGATATTGCCATTGAGTATGTTGATGAATTGGATTCAGAATATATAAGCACAGGAAGTATTCGTTCAGATGGTCCAAGGCAAGATTCATATGTATATCACATTGTGGATGGTAAAGAGTACCGAATCAAAATTCCAACAATTCGAGGAGATAATAGAGACGGCACAAATAATTTAAGGCTTTGGGAGAAAAATGACATTATTCCTAGAGAAGATGATGTTTTCGGGGAACGACTGTATGCTATTCTATGGACTAACTCGAAAAATAACTCTCGAAGCGCTAGGCAGGAATTTCGTTCGGTCACTGGTGAAGATTTGGTAAGAGAGCAAAAGGTTGTTAATTATGTTGCCGAACATCTGAAAGAGTGGCAAGAAAAGGGCTACATCCCCGATATGGTAATTGAAAAGGGATATAATACTGATCAGCCAATTCGTGAGAGAGGCTGGACCCATTGGCACCATTTGTTTAATCCAAGACAGCTGTTGGTTAATGGATTAATCAACAAACATACTTCAGCTAATTTCAAATTTGCTTTTACACAAGTCTTAAATAATAATTCGAGACTTAGTCGATGGAATTCCAGAAGTGGTGTAGGTCAAACCGCAAGTGTATTTGACAATCAGGCCTTAAACACCCTCTATAATTACGGTTGCCGTGGTTTCTCCTTTTTAGATAGCCTTTTATCGCCAGCATATAAGTCTTACAGGGTTCCAGATGAAATAAGTATAAGCATCAACTCTCAGCCTGCCCAGAATATTGATAGTGTTAATGATCTCTATATCACTGATCCGCCCTATGGAGATGCGGTGAAATATGAAGAAATCACCGAATTCTTTATCGCATGGCTTCGTAAGAATCCTCCTCAGGAGTTTGCCCACTGGACTTGGGATAGTCGACGTTCAATCGCAATCAAAGGCGAGGACGAAAGTTTCCGCCAAGGGATGGTGGCAGCATATAGGAAAATGGCTCAATACATGCCGGATAATGGAATTCAAATTTTAATGTTTACCCACCAAAGCGGTACTATTTGGGCTGATATGGCGAATATTGTATGGGCGAGTGGTCTGCAGGTAACCGCCGCTTGGTATGTGGTCACAGAAACGGATTCAACCTTACGTGATGGTGCCTATGTAACTGGCACAATCATGCTTGTCCTACGAAAGCGAAAAGAAAATCTCGAAACATTTCGGGACGACCTCGGTTGGGAAATAGAGGATGCCGTTAGAGAACAAGTTGAATCCCTTGTTGGATTAGATAGATCTATTAGAGCTCAAGGATCAGAAGGACTCTACAATGATGCTGACTTACAGATGGCTGGATATGCAGCCGCTTTGAAAGTTCTAACAGCTTACTCCCTTATTGACGGTAAGGACATGGTCACCGAGGCAGAAGCGCCTCGTCAAAAAGGTAAAAAGACCTTTGTGGATGAATTGATCGAATTTGCAGTTCAGACAGCCGTCCAATTCCTTGTCCCGTTGGGCTTTGAAAAAGGGGAATGGCAGAAGCTGCAAGCCGTAGAGCGGTTTTATCTTAAGATGGTGGAAATGGAGCATCAGGGTGCCAATACTCTGGATAATTACCAGAACTTTGCCAAGGCCTTTAAAGTCCATCACTTTGATCAGTTGATGAGTGACGGATCCAAAGCCAATTCCGCACGTTTGAAACTCTCGGCTCAGTTCAAAGGCGCGATGATGTCTGAAGACACTGAATTTGGGAAGACGCCATTGCGGGCTTTACTTTACGCTCTCTATGAACTCTACAAAGAGGTGGAAGTAGAAGACGTGCTCTTGCACCTGATGGACAATTGTCCTAATTATTTACCCAACAAGACCTTACTCTCCAAAATGGCAGATTATTTGGCGGAAAAACGTGAAGGTCTGAAAGGCACAAAAACCTTCAAACCCGATGTTGAGGCGAGCTGTGCACGCATACTTTCGGAGGCAATAAGAAACCAGAGGTTATAA
- a CDS encoding anti-phage-associated DUF3780 domain-containing protein codes for MSGTTDFGAPTEFGMHHFYVDIPAAPRDAICIYEDFGFDGDEARRETVECRLILARELWNKIRDEARRDFNARLKNKKQSTGNWTIGKVKLDRFLGRELCVLGWAAEHASPDECLVICQKWLALRPEERWWLYSKTASEAGHENQSGHGWRKALYCALSDGSNIKLEPKKKPKKKQKPEEQEPLTLFDFIEKGDI; via the coding sequence ATGAGCGGCACTACTGATTTTGGAGCACCAACAGAATTTGGAATGCACCATTTCTATGTGGACATTCCCGCGGCTCCACGTGATGCTATCTGTATTTATGAGGACTTTGGCTTCGATGGCGATGAAGCTCGCCGCGAAACAGTTGAATGCAGACTGATTCTTGCTCGAGAACTCTGGAACAAAATTCGGGATGAAGCCAGGCGAGACTTTAATGCACGCTTAAAGAACAAAAAGCAAAGTACTGGAAATTGGACAATCGGGAAAGTTAAGCTGGACCGCTTTCTGGGAAGGGAGTTGTGCGTCCTTGGCTGGGCGGCGGAGCATGCCTCGCCTGATGAGTGCCTTGTCATATGCCAAAAGTGGCTAGCATTGCGTCCCGAGGAACGCTGGTGGCTTTACAGCAAAACTGCCTCAGAGGCAGGGCATGAAAATCAATCAGGGCACGGCTGGCGCAAAGCACTCTACTGCGCATTGTCTGACGGTTCGAATATTAAGCTTGAACCCAAAAAGAAGCCAAAGAAAAAACAGAAACCAGAAGAACAGGAGCCCCTGACTCTTTTTGATTTCATAGAAAAGGGAGATATCTAA
- a CDS encoding exonuclease SbcCD subunit D, producing MKIFHTADWHLGKLVQGIYMTEDQQYILEQFIMDIETEQPDVIIIAGDLYDRAVPPTEAVQLLDKVLETIILQLKIPVLAVAGNHDSPSRLDFGSSIMKASGLHIAGELTNPMESVVLSDENGEVHFHLIPYAEPGKVRFLLGDESIRTHNDAMQKITDNIKRTMDPSARHIFVGHAFVTPGGVAQDNTSDSERPLSIGGAEHVSSEYFNGFHYTALGHLHQAHYVGNETVRYAGSPLKYSISEETHNKGYLIVHLDEHGNTTIEKRLLTPRRDMRTVEGLIADIERHAINEDFVFVRLLDEVLVSSPMERVRSVYPNAMHVERKMTISGLIRESQAVDGRAKMDGLSLFKAFYQDVKGTELSSETEKLFIETLQEILEKEGERYETVEADNDGVRAV from the coding sequence ATGAAAATTTTCCACACGGCAGACTGGCATCTCGGCAAGCTGGTACAAGGCATCTATATGACGGAGGACCAGCAATATATCCTTGAACAGTTTATCATGGATATTGAAACAGAGCAGCCCGATGTCATCATTATCGCAGGGGATCTATACGATCGTGCGGTTCCGCCGACGGAGGCAGTACAACTGCTTGATAAGGTACTGGAAACTATCATATTACAGTTGAAAATCCCTGTGCTGGCGGTCGCGGGTAATCACGATAGTCCGAGTCGGCTTGATTTCGGCAGCAGCATTATGAAAGCATCGGGGCTACATATCGCAGGAGAACTTACCAATCCTATGGAGTCCGTGGTCTTAAGTGATGAGAATGGTGAAGTTCACTTCCATCTCATTCCTTATGCAGAGCCGGGGAAAGTACGTTTTTTACTTGGTGATGAGAGTATTAGAACTCATAATGATGCCATGCAGAAGATCACGGACAATATTAAAAGAACGATGGATCCGAGCGCACGCCATATTTTTGTTGGACATGCTTTTGTAACGCCTGGGGGTGTAGCTCAGGATAATACAAGTGACTCTGAACGGCCGCTGTCAATTGGTGGGGCTGAGCATGTGAGCTCCGAATATTTTAACGGATTCCACTACACAGCATTAGGTCACTTGCACCAAGCTCATTATGTAGGCAACGAAACGGTACGATATGCCGGCTCGCCTCTGAAGTATTCCATTTCGGAAGAAACTCATAACAAGGGATATTTGATTGTTCATCTGGATGAACACGGAAACACAACGATTGAGAAAAGATTGCTGACACCGCGACGCGACATGCGGACAGTCGAAGGCCTGATCGCAGATATTGAGCGGCATGCAATCAATGAAGATTTTGTGTTCGTTCGCTTGCTGGATGAAGTATTGGTGTCATCGCCAATGGAACGGGTACGCTCGGTCTATCCAAATGCAATGCATGTTGAACGGAAGATGACTATCTCAGGGTTGATTAGGGAGTCACAGGCGGTTGATGGACGAGCAAAGATGGATGGACTGTCGCTGTTCAAAGCTTTTTATCAAGACGTAAAAGGAACAGAACTATCGTCAGAAACAGAGAAGTTGTTTATCGAAACGCTGCAGGAAATCCTGGAGAAAGAAGGTGAGCGTTATGAGACCGTTGAAGCTGACAATGACGGCGTTCGGGCCGTATAA
- a CDS encoding phospholipase D-like domain-containing anti-phage protein has product MTLKRFSSRTERLDTDFLAETLRGASKYFRIAGYFRSSIFELVGEEISKIPEVKIICNSELDLADFQMATRRSTALKEHWNEIDVEAEALLKKERYQILDKLLQSGNVEIRVVPRERLFLHGKAGSIHYPDGSRKSFIGSVNESKSAFAHNYELVWQDDDEESADWVEREFGALWNDGVPLPEAILAEINRVANRREVTVEVLKPSEVPAAAMAEAPIYRGGEQLQPWQRSFVTMFLEHRETYGKARLLLADEVGVGKTLSMATSALVSALLEDGPVLILAPSTLTIQWQIEMMDKLGVPAAVWSSQKKVWLGAEGQILSPRGDASSIKKCPYKIAIISTGLIMHQRERSEFVKEAGMLLKNRFGTVILDEAHKARARGGLGDKAAEPNNLLAFMHQIGKRTRHLILGTATPIQTDVRELWDLLGILNSGAEFVLGDSLSPWRDHEQAIPLVTGKSLVASEREAWQWLSNPLPPSNEHHIVQQIRDHLSIDTHSFFSAHRFEDLDYMIQNIWLSECLDPRFFKENNPVLRHTVLRKRKQLEDDGLLEKVGVNTHPITRNLAQYQSRFVGLGIPTNTPFQVAYEKAEEFCKLLQSRTKAGGFMKSLMLQRICSSFASGLKTAQKMLKHSISNEDEDHTEEVEHILSEMTPAEVACLKAIETQLSRAEAVDSKLNTVKWFLTEFRTDGKTWLEHGCIIFSQYYDTAEWIAKELAKSFKGEVVAVYAGVGKSGLFRGEQFNNVEREVIKAAVRTREIRLVIATDAACEGLNLQTLGTLINIDLPWNPSRLEQRLGRIKRFGQARKFVDMLNLVYSETQDEKVYNVLSERLRDTYDIFGSLPDTIYDEWIENEEELKERMNEYLHERKKAQDAFSVKYRGTLDPAAHLWERCASVLSRRDIVNKLSEPW; this is encoded by the coding sequence ATGACGTTAAAGCGGTTTTCATCACGAACGGAACGGTTGGATACAGATTTTTTGGCCGAAACTCTTAGAGGCGCATCTAAGTACTTCCGAATTGCGGGCTATTTTAGGAGTTCAATCTTTGAGCTGGTTGGCGAGGAAATCTCTAAAATTCCTGAAGTAAAGATTATTTGTAATTCTGAACTGGACCTGGCTGATTTTCAGATGGCAACAAGGCGGAGTACGGCCCTTAAAGAGCATTGGAACGAAATAGATGTTGAAGCGGAAGCGCTCCTAAAAAAGGAGCGCTATCAAATCCTAGATAAGCTATTGCAGTCTGGAAATGTGGAAATAAGGGTTGTGCCGCGAGAGCGCCTGTTCCTTCATGGAAAAGCAGGATCTATACATTATCCTGATGGTAGTCGCAAGTCTTTCATTGGTTCTGTTAATGAGTCGAAAAGTGCCTTTGCCCATAACTATGAACTGGTATGGCAGGATGACGATGAGGAAAGCGCTGATTGGGTAGAGAGGGAGTTCGGGGCCTTGTGGAACGACGGTGTTCCTCTGCCGGAAGCCATACTTGCAGAAATCAATCGTGTGGCTAATCGTCGGGAGGTCACGGTAGAAGTATTGAAGCCGTCTGAGGTCCCGGCTGCTGCAATGGCTGAAGCTCCGATATATCGGGGCGGAGAACAATTGCAGCCCTGGCAGCGCTCCTTTGTAACCATGTTTTTGGAGCATCGAGAGACTTACGGTAAAGCCCGCTTACTTTTAGCTGACGAGGTCGGGGTTGGTAAAACGCTCTCCATGGCTACTAGTGCTCTGGTGAGTGCTCTTCTTGAAGATGGTCCCGTTCTCATTCTTGCTCCGTCCACGTTAACAATTCAATGGCAAATTGAGATGATGGATAAGCTGGGGGTTCCCGCGGCTGTCTGGTCTTCTCAAAAAAAGGTGTGGCTTGGTGCTGAAGGGCAAATTTTATCTCCCCGCGGAGATGCATCTTCAATAAAAAAGTGTCCTTATAAAATTGCTATCATATCGACTGGATTAATCATGCACCAGCGGGAGAGGTCTGAGTTCGTCAAAGAAGCAGGAATGCTCCTTAAGAATCGATTCGGGACAGTCATTCTGGATGAAGCACACAAAGCACGGGCAAGAGGTGGGCTGGGCGATAAAGCAGCTGAACCGAATAATCTTCTTGCTTTCATGCATCAAATTGGAAAGCGTACTCGGCATTTGATTCTCGGTACTGCAACCCCTATCCAGACAGACGTGCGGGAGTTATGGGATCTTTTGGGGATATTAAATAGTGGAGCAGAGTTTGTTCTTGGTGATTCATTATCCCCTTGGCGAGACCATGAACAAGCGATCCCGTTAGTAACTGGGAAAAGTCTGGTCGCTTCCGAGAGAGAGGCTTGGCAGTGGTTGAGCAATCCACTGCCTCCATCTAATGAACATCATATAGTCCAGCAGATTCGAGACCATTTATCAATAGATACCCATTCTTTCTTTAGCGCTCACCGGTTTGAAGACCTGGACTACATGATTCAGAACATTTGGCTTTCTGAATGTTTGGACCCCAGATTTTTCAAAGAAAATAACCCTGTATTGCGTCACACCGTTTTAAGAAAGCGAAAACAGCTTGAAGACGATGGCCTGTTAGAAAAAGTCGGCGTTAATACGCATCCGATAACCCGAAACCTGGCACAATATCAGTCTCGCTTTGTCGGCTTGGGGATTCCAACAAACACACCCTTTCAGGTAGCATATGAAAAAGCCGAAGAGTTTTGCAAGCTTCTTCAATCCAGAACCAAAGCTGGCGGCTTCATGAAATCCCTGATGCTACAGCGTATTTGTTCGAGCTTTGCATCTGGGTTGAAAACTGCACAGAAAATGCTTAAGCATTCTATTTCGAATGAAGATGAGGACCATACTGAAGAGGTAGAACATATTCTTTCTGAAATGACGCCTGCAGAAGTTGCCTGTCTCAAAGCAATAGAAACACAGCTATCACGTGCTGAAGCAGTAGATTCTAAACTCAATACCGTGAAGTGGTTCTTAACTGAATTCAGGACAGACGGGAAGACATGGCTTGAACATGGATGTATTATTTTCAGCCAGTACTACGATACGGCGGAATGGATTGCCAAAGAACTTGCCAAATCTTTCAAAGGTGAAGTTGTGGCCGTATATGCAGGGGTAGGGAAGAGTGGACTTTTTCGGGGCGAGCAATTTAACAATGTTGAACGTGAAGTCATTAAGGCTGCTGTTAGAACCCGCGAAATTCGGTTGGTAATAGCAACCGATGCGGCATGTGAGGGTTTGAACCTTCAAACATTAGGTACCTTGATTAACATCGATCTTCCGTGGAATCCATCTCGACTGGAACAGCGACTGGGTAGAATCAAGAGGTTCGGACAGGCTCGTAAGTTCGTTGACATGCTCAATCTTGTTTACAGTGAAACACAGGATGAGAAGGTCTATAATGTTTTATCTGAACGGCTGCGCGACACCTACGACATATTTGGCAGCCTTCCTGACACCATCTATGATGAATGGATTGAGAACGAAGAAGAGCTTAAGGAACGAATGAACGAATACTTGCACGAAAGAAAAAAGGCTCAGGATGCTTTTTCAGTAAAGTATCGTGGAACCTTAGATCCTGCGGCACATTTATGGGAACGATGTGCTTCTGTTTTATCTCGTCGGGACATTGTAAATAAACTTAGTGAGCCTTGGTGA